The DNA window tATACTCCTGCGAATGCATGCTACtcccattgatactcattgattagcaagagggcgaaataattcagagactttttgcactttAAATGTGACGAGTTCATTTAGCGTGACTTTAgggtcattttagggtacttccaGGTCATTTTGGATGAAAGGTCGCCTGAGCTACGAAGCAGGTTCACCCGACATGaccaaataaaagaaaacaaagcgcTCTCGtggagagagctgagtcccaaacgcaccaataggagcgtatTGTGGGGCTGATGTTAACTATAATGCTGctttataatttttaatttttcattatACTCCTGCGAATGCATACTACtcccattgatactcattgatgaGCGCAACAGCGcgaaagaattcagagactttttgcactttAAATGTGACGAGTTCATTTAGCGTGACTTTAgggtcattttagggtacttccaGGTCATTTTGGATGAAAGGTCGCCTAAACTACGGAGCAGGTTCACCCGACGAGaccaaataaaagaaaacaaagcgcTCTTGGGATGCTTTGCTTCTCCTGGAACGTCACCCGGGAACGTTTGTCGCTAGACAAAAGTGGAAGCGAGGGAGAAGAAGACTGATGTGGGAAGGGGGGGATTGGGAGGGGGAGCGGGGGGctgctggggggggggggtatgtgATGGTCGCTTTGATCTTTAGGAGGCCCTGTCTggatacaaaaaaagaagaaaaacaagtaTGCAATGAGAGGCGGGCTGAATAGTGGACAGATCCATTGAAAGGCCGGTTTGAAAAGATTGGACGTCGCCAGCCGTCAATCATAATCAAAGGGCGTCGCAGTGGGGAAATGGGCAGCTGAAGGCCAATAAAAGCCACCACATGAAATAAAAGAGCGTAGATCAAGAGGAGcacgtgttgttgttgttttgggggGTGGTGGTCATCAAGCACCCCCCTCCTCCCCTACTAAAAGGGTTGTGGGCGTGTCCGTCGTGTGGTTGCACGGTCGTTCCTGCCACGCTCGATCGTGCCCCGGTCCTGCCCAGCCGCTTCTGATTGGCTAGAATCGCGCCCGAGGGGGGAAAGTTTGAATAAAATCCACGAGCGCGCGAGGAGGAAAAGACTTTGCAGAAGAaggagaggaagaagaagaagaaaagaagaatTGCTCGAAAGGAATAAAGATGACAGCCGTCCGGATCGCCTCGTCCTTGCTGCCGCTGCTCCTGGTGGCGACGATGCGGGTCGGGACCGGAGAGTGCGCGCGGAGATTCCGCGGtgccggtggtggtggtgccggtggtggtggtggtggtggggccAATGCCGGTGCTGGTGGTTCCCGCAGCCCGCAAGCGCGacgcccgccgccgcctcccACCTACCGGTCGACCGGCGGCCACCGAGGCGACGCcaatgccgccgccgccgccgccgccgagagCTTCCCTCTGGATTTCACCGCCGTGGAGGACAACATGGATAACTTCATGACTCAGGTGAAGAACCTGGCGCAGTCGCTGTACCCGTGCTCGGCGCAGAAGCTCGACCACGACATGAGGCTGCACCTTTTGGACAACGCCTCGGTCACCTGCAACGACGGAAGCCCCGCGGGGTACGTACCTATAaggacggcgatagacgtccactgCGGCtagcgattggacgtctatcgcctcAAATGGGAATACATTGAGTTGaacatgcatttattttattttatttttttgcttgatCGATGAGCAAAAAGTGTTTATGAGCGTTTTAAAGTGTTCTTCAATATAGGGATCGGGGTCCGAAATggaattttgacaaaaaattaCGCAATTTACTTGTATGATTGACAAAAGCCGTGTGCAAGTTCTAAATAATTCGGGTCCTCTTCTTAAAAGATTAATAATCAGCGTCTAATGAGAAAAAATTTGAGGCTTTGGCACATTTTTAGATCCTTTTCATCACTTTACAGTTTTTCCGAGCAAAAAAAGTTGCGCTTGAGTGATCGAgtaaaagaatacttttgataGTAAAGCAACAGAAAGAAATGCCGATTCCAGGAATATTGTGGCTACTTTTATTCATTCTATTTGGAGGCCGTCTAATTTGTTTCTGATTTACTTTGACGTATCCTGGACTGCAGTAGACACGTGCGGACGTGACTCAAAACGATACGCGCTCGGTCTATTGGCGGATTTAAGAGTCGTAATTCTGCGTAATTCCTCCTTTTACGGGAGCCCGTCTGCTAAAGCTCTTTAGAGACACGGCGCTTGGCTAACAGATGGCcccttttttatgatttttttttcacattcagcACTTGTCCGAGATGCTAAATCCATCAGCTCTCATTTGctgatgaataaaataatttaatgcgCGCGAGATGGACTTCCCGGGATTGAATTTCGCGCCTGTTTCCATCCTCGCTGACTCCAATGGGAGAAAGTCACCAAATAGGGCCAACGTTTGAGGAAGCAAAATCGAGATTTTGTTCCAGTAATTGCCACATTTTAGACGAGATGCAGCGACACCCTAATGACGCTAGAGGGAGCCAAATCTAGACAGCAGAAACCAATTTGGGGAGCGCCCACATTGCCCATTGCAAAAACCGGCCCTGCTCGTCAGAGTTAAATCGATCGTCGCACCCGTGTTTTTTCCGCTTCGCAAAATCCACCCCCAGATTTTGGTTTTAATCTCTAAAATACCGATCCATTTGCTCATCGCTGTCGTCGCCAGATCACCGGCAAAGAATGACGAGcgcaaaaaactgcaatttgaccCAGGAGAGCGATAGGGGTGATGGAGATAAGCCATCTTTTTGCCACCGCCGCTGCCAAATGTCACCTTTTTTCCCGCAAGATGGTGACGCCAACATTTGAGATAAAACATAAAGCCCGAAGGCGTCTTATCTGTCGCGGGGAAGTCCAAATACAGTGTTTAAACGTGTATATCGTTACGCTGGCGGAAAGCCAAAAGATGGCGTGTGTTTGTGACACAATGGCGTATTCTTGCTCATCCTTTAGGTATTACCTGAAAGAATCCAAAGGAAGCAGACGCTGGCTGATATTCCTGGAGGGTGAGTCAAAAAATCTTCTTCATCTACCCACTAggacacatgtgtcaaaatggcggcccgggggccaaatctggcccgctgcatcattttgtgtggcccgggaaagtcaatcatgagtgccgactttctgttttaggatgaaattcaaatgaagagtatagatgtatattacatttcctgattttcccccttttaaatcaataattgaaattttttaatgcattttttctgtgtttttagttcaaaaatcattttgtaaaatctaaaaatctaatataaaaaagctaaaataaacattcttttaaatctataaaaaactgaatattcagggttttcaatccagttcttttaatccatttattaaaaaaaataatctaaatattatatctaaaatggtccggcccacgtgaaatcaagttgacgttaaagcggcccgcgaaccaacccgagtctgacacccctgcactcgGACCAATGTGAGCTAGCTTACATTCCAGCGGCAAAAGAGCCAAGCGATTGGACGTGGCTCGCCGTCCATGGCTGTAAAAGACGCGTGTTTCTGTGCGCAGGCGGCTGGTACTGCTTCAACAAAGAGAACTGCGACAGCCGATACGAGACCATGAGGAGGCTGATGAGCTCGTCCAAGTGGCCTCAAACCAAAACAGGTGGGTTCAACTCCATAGCATATCATTATTTACACGTACGTCTTCTTTCTTCATCGACGaccattttggctcaaaaatCTCATTTGGACGCAATAGATGAATACAAAGTTATTGTGTTTGTCTGAAGTCGCTGGCCTCGGCGCCCGCCATCGCTCGCCACCGCCTCCGTCTTTCAACGCGGCCTAATGACTATAATCGGCGAGCTAACGATAATGATACGCGGCGATGTGTCTGCGCAGGCACCGGGATCCTGTCTCCGCTGCCGGAGGAAAACCCTCACTGGTGGAATGCCAACATGGTGTAGGTGGactcctgtttaaaaaaataaataaaaaatacaattatgacATGCTTCCTACCATTggtgaaatattgttttggcAGGTACGTCCCGTACTGTTCCAGCGACGCGTGGAGCGGCGCCACCGCCAAAAGCGAGCACAGTAAGTGGCCGGACGCTCCTGATTGGGTCTTTTGCACGGGTTAAAGCGGGGTCGCTTGTTACATTGTTgttaatcaatgagagtatacATACACAAgagtttaatgaaaaaaaatatatatatatcattagcGGCGCTAGAgttagtgtcaacgccacagtgccaATGTGCCGCTTCGATTGGTCACCAGCCGCTTCCATATTTGAGCTCAGAGCcgtatgcacccatcaaaaagagccacatgtggctcccgagccataggctCCGTTTTAGGGGAATATTTTGGTAGCCACATGTTGTTGCTTCATTTTAGACTATTTTTAAAAGGGTAGATGGACTCATCGGTTTCCACGTTTTAGcgcacaggttagcagagagccatcaaaagagccacatgtggctcccgagccacatgTTCCCCAACCATGAGTTACAGTGTGAAAGAAGACGTAGGTCACTCCAGAAAAAGGAGCTGAAGCGAGAACAAAAATAGTATTTACATAACATGTACATAGAGCAAAATAGTCGAAAATACTCAATAGCAATCTGTTCTGTGAACACAAAGTGAACTTATTGCTTTGGCCACAAGACGGCGCTCACGAAGGTTAAGAGAGGTTGGTTGAAATTGTCCCGGCGTGACCCAACGTTTTGGCTTTTGTCCGGCGAGCAGGCGGCTACGCTTTTATGGGCTCGCTGATCATTCAAGAGGTGGTGAAGGCTTTGCTGAAAAAGAGCCTGGACAACGCCAAAGTCTTGCTGCTGGCCGGGAGCAGGTACGTGGCGGGCGGATAAGCCCGAGCCGGCGACTTAGCAGGAGTTGGAAAAGTGTCCTTGTGCGTCCAGCGCCGGCGGGACGGGCGTGCTGCTGAACGTGGACCGCGTGGCGGAACTGCTGGAGGGCCTGGGACACGGCGCCATCCAGGTGCGCGGCCTGGCCGATTCGGGTTGGTTCCTGGACAACAAGCAGTACGACTTGAGCGACTGCTTGGACGCCGTCAGCTGCGCGCCCAGCGAGACCATCAAGAGAGGCATCAAGTAGGCTACAAGTTGAATTTTCCAGAATACgatagaatctttttttttctgggtcgtCATGAAACTTAAGAGTTAAAAAGATATTACAGCCATAAAGCACAAGTTGAAAACTCCGAATTGAAATGACCTCACATAAGCGGCGCTCAGCATACAGAGGACATATTTGTGTGTACTATCTGAAAATAATCATCTcggacgtcaatggcactgaatttTATTTGAAGTCGCTTGCCATCTCAAATCAAAAAGATGTGACGTCAGAATTCGGACGCCACAGATGAGCTCATACGACGTCACCATTGTTTGTCACACCCTCTGGTGGTCATTGGGTGTACTGCCACGCCTACTCTACATTTTTCGTATGATTTGGCTGCATATAATCGATTCAAAAAACATGTCGAAATGTTGCCTTTCGAAAATAAGTGCAGTTTCACGACGtcataaatcacattttcatcTACGTGTGAACACATGACAGGAGTTGTAAACCATTCATGATCTCGAATCTAAATTGTCATCCAGCTGCAAATCATTAGGCTGCACTGATTGCTCACCGACGCCATTTTGACTCGACTGGACTCAGTATTTGACCTTATGGCCAGGTACTGGGGAGGAGTGGTGCCCGAGAAATGCAAGCAAGCCCACCAAGGAGAAGAGTGGAATTGTTTCTTCGGCTACCGAGTCTTCCCCTCCATCAAAAGTAGGCTCCGGCACCTCCGAATCCACAGGAGGTCCGTGGGGTTTAACGGGGACGCTTCCCAGGCCCGGTCTTTGTGGTCCAGTGGCTGTTTGACGAGGCCCAGTTGACGGTGGACAACGTCCAGTTGACGGGGCAGCCGGTGCAGGAGGGCCAGTGGCGGTACATCCAAAATCTGGGCCTTGAGTTGAGGAACACCCTCAAGGACGTTCCGTGAGTACgcccattttattttgggggggatttgggAACAACTCAAATTTACCCAAAAACTATAGCAGcttaaaattattatatattaactGTCTGGCTAGttattgttttgggtttttttgcttttcaatgTCTGTAACCGGTCAAAAGAACATTGTAGTGTAGTCTGACATTCCAACCATGTCATATTTttactgatatatatatttccagTGCAGGATTTGATCTCATCGGCTTATGTTTGTTTACCAAGGTTATCAAGCCCCACCCCCAATAGGACCCCAGCTTCTAATATTTCAAAACACTGAATAAATAATCCACTAGGGAATccactagaccacaggtgtcaaagtggcggcctgggggccaaatctggcccgctgcatcattttgtgtggcccgggaaagtaaatcatgagtgccgactttctggtttagaatcaaattaaaattaaaagtatagatgtatattaaatttcctgatttcccccttttagatcaataattgtaattttttaatccattttttctgtgttttttgttcaaaaatcattttttaaaatctaaaaatatatttaaaaaaagctaaaataaacgttgttttaaatctataaaaaactgaatattcagggcttttaatccatttataaaaaatatatctaaatattatatctaaaatggtcctaaACTAGAccataaaaatgcaataacaTGAACATTGAGCTTGATTGGCGGCGGCACGATCGGTCGTATGTCTCTACGGCTGACCGGCGACCAGTCCGGGACGCCATCGCCCGAGATAGGCTCCGCCCGGCAACCCTTCCGAGGACACGCGGTACGAAAAAATGAATCGATACGCAGCCACCACATccgatgtattttttttcttcccgttttAGAGCTACGTTCGCCCCCGCGTGCCTCTCTCACGAAGTCATCACGAGAAAGTGAGTACAGAAAAAGCGCGCCGAGCCATTTAGCCTAGCTAGCGGTGAGTAAAGAGCGCCCTCTACCACCCGCGTGCAGCTACTGGACGGACGTGCAGGTGAAAGGCACGTCGTTGCCGCGGGCGCTGCACTGCTGGGACCGCAGCCTCCAGGACAACCGCAACAACAAAGCCCCGCCCAAAGGCTGCCCCGTCCACTTGATGGACAGCTGCCCGTGGCCGCACTGCAACCCCAGCTGCCCCGCCGTCCGGGACCAGTTCACGGGCCAGGAGATGAGCGTCATCCAGTTCCTCATGCGCATGGGCTTCGACGTGCAGAAGATGGCGCAGCAGCAGGGCTTGGACCCCGCCAAACTACTGGGCATGCTCAGTAGCGGCAGTTAAGATAGCGACAAATAAGCGCCCAGTTTtaggcaaacaaacaaactgaaaatggccgCTGACTTGGTGTCATAACTCCTCCCATTTGTAAGGCGGTTTTGGGGAAAAGTCCAAACAACCTCCCAAAACAAACGTTTTTTAGGGCCCAAATACACTTTTTGGTTTTTAGGGATTTTGTCCTTAGTCCCCATATTACAAAGAGTCACTGGTCAAGTCAAATGTCATCAAAAAAacagatatatacacacaccagCGTGCCATTAAATCTGAAAGTTAGCTTCTGGCTAGTTGGGCCCAATCCTCACAAAGGGAgacaaatatttgtatatttttagattatttgtatagtttttttttgggcGTGTTGACAACGTTATCTCCGTGTTTTTATTCCGTCAGAAAggtcactttttttaatataataacaATGCCGTATGGATCATTTCTCAAACCAATCGCGGTatcattaattgtaattttattctGAAACATATTTTTAACAGGAGAAACTCCAGCTCCGTtgattatttacatatttatttcgTCATGTAAATCCTatttattagtgttttttttttttgcagagaagTGATTCTTTGCAAAATTGTAAATACATGGCTGTGTTTTTCCCTCTTTGTGTTTCCACGTCTTGGTATTAGAAAAGACGTATTACGTTcatttaaaagagaaaaacaaatgttCTCTTATGATCATTCTTGCATCTCATTTTGGAGCGGGGGTCTAAAAGATGTGGCTCGGGGGCCAATGGAGGCCCGTGGGACGATGgaatgtatataaataaaattaacgATTTAATTTCTCAAAACAGTTGCAAATTAACCTATtgtaatacataaaaataataataaatacatgtaaaaaaaatgtggcctGTGCTTATTTTGGTTCGGGAAGTTTTCttgagttttttcttcttcttcagggcTAGCTTAGCTCTAGCTAATGCTAACATTTGGTGGTGCATATAGAAGCAAGTTAGCCAATTAGCAGCATTAGCTCTTTTTGGAAGGAATTATTTATGCCACCCTATAAACTTTgccgtcattttttttgctgccatccctcccagtgagaacggattggacgtcaggTACAAGACGCACTAGTCTATCATCCAAGGCGCAACTATCACACTTGCCATGCGTATTTTGGGTAACTGCTTATTGGCGTTCACTTGCTAGCTCCCGCTTCTGTATAATTTTCTCTCTTGGCTGCTGCGTAATTGGCGTCTTTAATGGGCGTCTCGCCCGTCCACCCTGTCATTACGCAGCGTATAAACGGCACTTTCTTCCGGCAGGAGTTCTGACTCACCCTCCCGAGAAAGACGACTCCCCCGCTGCCCGCCACATGTAGCCTCCCGCGCTCTTATGGAACACCCTTTCGCCCCTATTTTTAGCACTTAAGCTCGAGAGTGGCGAGCACGGTAGGAACTTTCCTTTCGACGGCAACGGCCGGACTGACGAAAAGCACCGCGCACGGAACAATTTGGAGAGTTTTTCCCACGACGGGCGACACGCACGACGCCGAGGGTCTCGAGTAACAAGACCACAAAGCGGCGCACCTGTTAGCCAGAGAGGGAAGGGCTGTAGATTTGACTGACCTTGGAATACGCTGCAGATATTTGGGGCTCAAGAATCAAACTGATCCAAGTCTGCTCGTTTTCGAGAGACCGCTGCGGAGTACCGGAGTCGGCTATTAAAAGAAAGACCACTTGGCGAGGGGGCCGAGGACTTTGTTCTTCAAGATGGACGCTCACGGCGGGCACTACCTCAACAAAGAAGCCGTGCTGTCCCCCTTGGGGGCGGCCCGAATGTGCCAACTGCTCCTGGGCTCGGCCGTGGTGGCCCTGGTGTCCCACAAGGCGGACTACGCCGCCGACTACGGCTACTTCTGCATGTTCGCCTGGTGTTTCTGCTTGGCCGTCACGCTGGTGGTGTTCAGCCTGGACATCACCAGGCTCCACGTCTGCATGCCCATCTCCTGGGACAACCTGACGGTGTCCTTCGCCATGCTGGCCACGCTCATGTACGTCACCGCCTCGGTGGTCTACCCCGTCTACTTCCTGGAAACGGAGTGTCCCGACCAGGGCTGCGAGGAGCAAGCCTACCGCATCGCCGTGACCGTGGTCTCCGCCGTCTGCGTCTTCCCTTACGCCGCCGAGGTCTTCATCACTCGCGCCAAACCCGGCGCCGTGGTGGGCTACATGGCCACGCTGTCTGGGCTGCTCAAGGTGGTCCAGGGATTCGTGGCTTGCATTATCTTCGGGGCGCTGGAGAACCGCAGCCAGTACGAAAACTTTGTCGCCACCGAGTATTGCGTGGTGGTGTACAGCCTGTGCTTCTGCGTCACTGTGCTGGTGGTCTTGTTCACCATCTCCGGGAGGACAGCTTCCCTGCGCTTCCCATTCGATCGCTTCGTGGTCATCTACACCTTCGCCGCCGTGGTCCTCTACCTCAGCACGGCGCTGGTCTGGCCCATTTTCAGCTTCGACAAGAAGTACAGTTCCAGCGATCGTCCGGACCACTGTCCGCGGGGAGAATGCCCCTGGGACAGTAAGATGGTGGTGGCCGTCTTTACCAACCTCAATCTGATTCTTTACTTTGTGGATCTCATCTACTCGCAGAGGATTCGTTTCGTCTCCAATGCCCCCGTCTGAAATTTCCTTCCACGAAGACTCGCTTTAGCAGGATTCTTTAAGCGCGACGTCAACCCGGGCCTCCAGGATCGTTTGGGGTGTTGGGATCCTTTAGTCAGGGGTCTCTCAAAACACGCAGTGTCCGCCAGGGGTGCTTAAACGTTCTTtgctacttttcaaggagccaaaaTCCCTTTTCCCCCCGGCTCACCAGCAACCGCAGGACTTCCGTATGGTCGGGGGTGCTCGTATTTTGTCAACATGCCAACTACTAACGAAATGATCAAGTCTAAAAGACTTGCccgtatatttatttatgtcgcACACAAATAAAACACTTGTACTACTCAGTTTTGAGTGAGAGTTTTTACAACTCCTTCTATTTCATTATACTCTTTGCTGCCTCATAGGAGAGACTTGGTATTACAACAGTCATCGTTAAGTGTAGGTGTACTGTTGGTTAAGAAAATAAGAGGAATTTGCACTCTCTCACAACGTAAAAATTAATCACCATGCATAAAATATGTATCACAATAGTATATTTAATTTACAACTTGGACTGAGCCAGGTGCTCATGTCAACATGCTTTTTCTGCTGTTTGTTCTGTTGTGTATATTTCTGAATACATTGTTTATTACAGTATTCGTTTATTAATATTAGCTCCCTTATGtatgtagcttttttttctcaataggCCAACCAGTAAATCACTGAAAACTAATTTTCTACACATTTTATTATAGTTAGCCGCACCAAGCTTAGCTATTTCATTACTGTAAatatcactttttttaaagaggtgCTAACATTTCACAAACttcaaatgtttatttgtaAATTTGTGTATTTCCACATCCAGCCGGCAGATGCTAGCATCGCGCATCCGTTGCTAATCTTCCCCCCCGcggcacaaaatgatgcaattgGTTCCGCCTTGAAGACAGTCCTCCCGCCCTTGTTATTTCACGTGATTGGTCCTTGACGTTTCACGTTCCCCCAACGCGCAGTGTCATTGGCTAGGCTAGCCGTCGCTCAAATGTCTCGCACTCAGGTACTGTTCATAACAAGGCAAAATCGACGTGGAAAGTACAATTTCCTTCAAGAATTCCGTCGTTTTAGACgtaagtttttctttttaaataaatgtttatcgAGCTTTTGACAACACGTTTAACAAATAGTGTTTGTTTACCCTTTTAGCTTTCAAAATTCTTCCCTTTTCATTTGTCAAACTTTGTTTTTCGAGTTTACCTCACTGAAGGACAATTATTAAtggactttttgtgttttataatTTACTTTTTAAGCTACAGGTAAGAGCTATATATGTATTAAGGATATATTCTTATGAACTTTATTCAATTTGGATTACTGCACATTTGAAACAATTTTGTTATATATAGTATTAACATTTCCCCCAGTAATTTACCCATAACATGCACGttatacattatttttcatgCTATATCATATTTACAGCAGTATCTTGGTAGGTTTATGATCATAAAACTGTTATCTGACCAATTTTACTTCCTAAATGCTCACTTTTAGGAATAATTTGTTGTAATGTAGATGGTTGGTTTGCTTAAATTAATTTTCACAGCTGTAGATACAAGCAGTCCAGTGGAAGTACTCCAACTGTTGATCAAAATAATCTAATAATAGCCTGAATTCTGATCTTGAAATCATATTAATACCAGGATGTGGGTGTATACTATATCCCCTCTTTTATTTTCCCGGTGCTCATTTTATTCTGTATTGACTCACTGActcgtttttaaaaataacgtTGTGTGAGATTAATTTCATCAacatttggacacttttatgcaCCTGACACGGGTCATTTCCAGCGGATCCATTGATACTGAAGTGAACTTTCTCATTTTGCACGCAGGTAACATGAGCGTGGGTTTTATCGGAGCGGGCCAGGTGGCTCACGCGCTGGTGCGAGGCTTCACATCCGCAGGTACG is part of the Stigmatopora argus isolate UIUO_Sarg chromosome 14, RoL_Sarg_1.0, whole genome shotgun sequence genome and encodes:
- the notum1a gene encoding palmitoleoyl-protein carboxylesterase notum1a, whose product is MTAVRIASSLLPLLLVATMRVGTGECARRFRGAGGGGAGGGGGGGANAGAGGSRSPQARRPPPPPTYRSTGGHRGDANAAAAAAAESFPLDFTAVEDNMDNFMTQVKNLAQSLYPCSAQKLDHDMRLHLLDNASVTCNDGSPAGYYLKESKGSRRWLIFLEGGWYCFNKENCDSRYETMRRLMSSSKWPQTKTGTGILSPLPEENPHWWNANMVYVPYCSSDAWSGATAKSEHSGYAFMGSLIIQEVVKALLKKSLDNAKVLLLAGSSAGGTGVLLNVDRVAELLEGLGHGAIQVRGLADSGWFLDNKQYDLSDCLDAVSCAPSETIKRGIKYWGGVVPEKCKQAHQGEEWNCFFGYRVFPSIKSPVFVVQWLFDEAQLTVDNVQLTGQPVQEGQWRYIQNLGLELRNTLKDVPATFAPACLSHEVITRNYWTDVQVKGTSLPRALHCWDRSLQDNRNNKAPPKGCPVHLMDSCPWPHCNPSCPAVRDQFTGQEMSVIQFLMRMGFDVQKMAQQQGLDPAKLLGMLSSGS
- the myadml2 gene encoding myeloid-associated differentiation marker-like protein 2 — protein: MDAHGGHYLNKEAVLSPLGAARMCQLLLGSAVVALVSHKADYAADYGYFCMFAWCFCLAVTLVVFSLDITRLHVCMPISWDNLTVSFAMLATLMYVTASVVYPVYFLETECPDQGCEEQAYRIAVTVVSAVCVFPYAAEVFITRAKPGAVVGYMATLSGLLKVVQGFVACIIFGALENRSQYENFVATEYCVVVYSLCFCVTVLVVLFTISGRTASLRFPFDRFVVIYTFAAVVLYLSTALVWPIFSFDKKYSSSDRPDHCPRGECPWDSKMVVAVFTNLNLILYFVDLIYSQRIRFVSNAPV